Within Oreochromis niloticus isolate F11D_XX linkage group LG2, O_niloticus_UMD_NMBU, whole genome shotgun sequence, the genomic segment AGGGGTCCAAGCAGTTTCTAAATAGCTCAGTTTCTTCACCATTCTGCCATTTTTACCAACTGAACTACCAGTCGGGTAataaagaaaggggaaaaaatcacCGTAGTCAAGTCACAATGAGTGTGAAAGCAAATGTTAGTTGTGCTTTTAATTGAATCATCAGTTTGTCCATTTCATTAAAGCTTAATAGCTCTTGTCAAGCTAAAAATACAATGTCTAGTTtagtatttcagtgtttgtcaCTGTTTCATAGaatgtttaaatgtaatatatttagattttgaacttgtgtgtgtggattaaaaacaataatgtcTTATTGAACTGAAGCAAAAATAGAGATTTTTCAGGACCATAAACCTAAATAATCCTTGCATAGAGATTTCACGTCATcttaatccatccatcctcctTCTTCTTTTACAGTAACCATGTCTTGACTGAAGATATCATTTTCCGAGAGGTTACCCCAACCAACTGCCTCATTTCCAGACGTCTTTTGACCAAAACTAGCCGTGCCCCTCGCTGGATGGAGCGCTACCTTCCAAAGCACATGGCCAGCTCGGCGTACATCATCGAGGACTCCATCGTGGACCCTCAGAAAAGGACCATGACCACGCTCACATGGAACATCAGCCACGCTCGCCTAATGGTACATTGGCGTTTGTGTGCCTTAAGCAGCATTCATCAGCAGTGCACAAAGTGGTACCTTTGGctcattttgcttttgttttttctcgcTGGCAGTCTGTTGAAGAGCGGTGTCACTACAGAATTAACCCTGAGAATGGCAGCTGGACCGAGATTAAGAGAGAAGCTTGGATCTCCTCCAATGTCTACGGGCTCTCTAGAGCTATTCAGGTCAGTGGAGTAAAGCAGAGTGCTGCGCTACAAAACAGCTGAGGGAAAGTAGTCGGGGGTGACCGAGAGTAACACTCGCCCACCTTGCATTTGTTCTGTATTTAGAAACATAATACAGTGTTAAGATGCAACAGCTgagcagctgaagctgtctgccaGGACCTGAAGTAGTAAATGACTTATGACAGAGAATTACAGTAGTTGTTGACAGCCCATATGTGAGGATGTGAGTCATGTGTTGTTATGCCTCATGCCTCTATCTTTTATAACTTTGTTTTTCACCTTCCAGGAATTTGGGCTCGCAAGATTCAAGACTGGtgtgacaaaaacaatgaaaggcttcgAGTATGTGCTTGCCAAAATGCAAGGTAAATTATTTTTAGAGTACTTACTCCCATTTAATTCCTATTTAAGTTTGTGGTTTATGTTAATATGGGTTTTCCAAATGGGTTCAAACTGCTCAAAAAACTTCAGGGAACACTTGATCTCCTCAGTGTAACACATGAGGATTGGAGCCCAACGTCCTTTAGCAGGATTTGTGCTCACACACCAACACTGTGCTGCTGGAGTGGCAGAAGAATTGTGAGAATTGTGAGCCACAGGCGACGTAGTGCTTCCCAGCATCTCCAGACTCCTTTATGCTTGTCACATGGACTCCGTGTCAATTTGCGTCCTTCTTTGAAGAGAATTGGCACTATCGGAGGCTGCATGGCATTGGTCTGCTGGCACAGGTCCCACTTAAAGACACTGGGACCTCATGTCATTCTCATGGAGTCCGTTTCTGATGGAAGCATTGAGATTAACACGCGTAGCCCTCTGGAGCTCATTCTTTAGTGCTCTGGCAGACCTCTGCATGTTcctcctcacacagagaggcagatagTGGTGCCGCTGCTGGGGTGGATGGCcctgggagacacagcaacCCTTCTTGCAATGGCATGTATGGATGTGTCATCCTGGAGGAACTGAACTACCTGTATATGCTGAATGGACTGCAGCTATTGTCTCAGTAGTGACTAGTGACACAAAGAAAACGTAAAGTTAGAGAAAAATCAGTCGGGGAAAAGGTGAGAACAATGGTCTGTGGTCATCACCTTGCAGAACTACTCTCTTTTTGATGATTGCCTTCTCATTG encodes:
- the prelid1a gene encoding PRELI domain containing 1a — translated: MVKYFCCAGLLKNTWDQVCVAFWQRYPNPYSNHVLTEDIIFREVTPTNCLISRRLLTKTSRAPRWMERYLPKHMASSAYIIEDSIVDPQKRTMTTLTWNISHARLMSVEERCHYRINPENGSWTEIKREAWISSNVYGLSRAIQEFGLARFKTGVTKTMKGFEYVLAKMQGETPSRTLAETATERARETALAAKEKAKDLASHAQKKQYV